In one window of Carcharodon carcharias isolate sCarCar2 chromosome 14, sCarCar2.pri, whole genome shotgun sequence DNA:
- the mapre1b gene encoding microtubule-associated protein RP/EB family member 1b isoform X2, with product MAVNVYSTSVTSDNLSRHEMLAWINDSLQLSYTKIEQLCSGTAYCQFMDMLFPGCVGLKKVKFQAKLEHEYIHNFKLLQAAFKRMGVDKIIPVDKLVKGKFQDNFEFVQWFKKFFDANYDGKDYDPILARQGQDAGPPPNHGDQGFNKPKKALSAGTTVTQKVHPTQKVATTPKPVSSVPKRPAMVGNGDAQVAELAQQINVLKITVEDLEKERDFYFGKLRNIELICQENEQDNDPVIQRIVEILYATDEGFAVPDVADEQPEEQEEY from the exons ATGGCAGTGAACGTTTATTctacatctgtgaccagtgacaatcTAAGTCGGCATGAGATGCTGGCTTGGATTAACGATTCTCTTCAATTGAGCTACACGAAGATTGAACAGCTGTGTTCAG GTACAGCATATTGTCAGTTTATGGACATGCTTTTCCCTGGTTGTGTTGGACTGAAGAAAGTGAAATTTCAAGCCAAATTGGAACATGAATATATCCACAATTTCAAGCTTTTGCAAGCAGCCTTTAAGAGAATGGGGGTCGACAAG ATTATCCCTGTTGATAAACTAGTAAAAGGGAAATTTCAAGACAATTTTGAGTTTGTTCAATGGTTCAAGAAATTCTTTGACGCAAACTACGATGGGAAAGATTATGATCCCATACTTGCCCGGCAAGGTCAGGATGCAGGTCCACCACCCAATCATGGTGACCAAGGTTTTAATAAACCTAAGAAAGCACTCAGTGCAGGAACCACAG TTACTCAAAAAGTTCATCCAACACAAAAAGTTGCGACTACTCCAAAACCTGTGTCCAGTGTACCTAAAAGACCTGCAATGGTGGGAAATGGAGATGCACAAGTTGCAGAACTAGCTCAACAG ATCAATGTACTAAAAATTACAGTTGAAGACCTTGAAAAGGAAAGAGACTTTTATTTTGGGAAACTGAGAAATATTGAATTAATCTGCCAAGAAAATGAACAAGATAACGATCCAGTGATCCAGCGGATTGTGGAGATTTTGTATGCAACAGAC
- the mapre1b gene encoding microtubule-associated protein RP/EB family member 1b isoform X1, which translates to MAVNVYSTSVTSDNLSRHEMLAWINDSLQLSYTKIEQLCSGTAYCQFMDMLFPGCVGLKKVKFQAKLEHEYIHNFKLLQAAFKRMGVDKIIPVDKLVKGKFQDNFEFVQWFKKFFDANYDGKDYDPILARQGQDAGPPPNHGDQGFNKPKKALSAGTTDDSLNTTTPERKTLKSTFSITNVTRSNIVTQKVHPTQKVATTPKPVSSVPKRPAMVGNGDAQVAELAQQINVLKITVEDLEKERDFYFGKLRNIELICQENEQDNDPVIQRIVEILYATDEGFAVPDVADEQPEEQEEY; encoded by the exons ATGGCAGTGAACGTTTATTctacatctgtgaccagtgacaatcTAAGTCGGCATGAGATGCTGGCTTGGATTAACGATTCTCTTCAATTGAGCTACACGAAGATTGAACAGCTGTGTTCAG GTACAGCATATTGTCAGTTTATGGACATGCTTTTCCCTGGTTGTGTTGGACTGAAGAAAGTGAAATTTCAAGCCAAATTGGAACATGAATATATCCACAATTTCAAGCTTTTGCAAGCAGCCTTTAAGAGAATGGGGGTCGACAAG ATTATCCCTGTTGATAAACTAGTAAAAGGGAAATTTCAAGACAATTTTGAGTTTGTTCAATGGTTCAAGAAATTCTTTGACGCAAACTACGATGGGAAAGATTATGATCCCATACTTGCCCGGCAAGGTCAGGATGCAGGTCCACCACCCAATCATGGTGACCAAGGTTTTAATAAACCTAAGAAAGCACTCAGTGCAGGAACCACAG ATGACAGTCTAAATACTACAACACCAGAGAGGAAGACTCTGAAATCAACATTCTCTATAACAAATGTAACAAGATCGAATATTG TTACTCAAAAAGTTCATCCAACACAAAAAGTTGCGACTACTCCAAAACCTGTGTCCAGTGTACCTAAAAGACCTGCAATGGTGGGAAATGGAGATGCACAAGTTGCAGAACTAGCTCAACAG ATCAATGTACTAAAAATTACAGTTGAAGACCTTGAAAAGGAAAGAGACTTTTATTTTGGGAAACTGAGAAATATTGAATTAATCTGCCAAGAAAATGAACAAGATAACGATCCAGTGATCCAGCGGATTGTGGAGATTTTGTATGCAACAGAC